The Desulfoscipio gibsoniae DSM 7213 genome contains a region encoding:
- a CDS encoding UbiX family flavin prenyltransferase yields the protein MKIVVGISGASGAIYGIRALEALRQCGVETHLVISKSAKITISMETNYRINDVEALADYVYENENIGAAIASGSFKHDGMIVAPCSIKSLSAIANSYNDNLLVRAADVALKEKRKLLVIVRETPLHIGHLRLLVTLAELGGTILPPVPAFYHQPKTIDDIVNQTVGKALDQFGIEHQLFRRWEGS from the coding sequence ATGAAAATCGTTGTCGGGATATCCGGCGCCAGTGGAGCCATTTATGGGATCAGGGCACTTGAGGCTTTGCGCCAGTGCGGGGTTGAAACACACCTGGTGATTAGTAAAAGCGCTAAAATAACTATCAGCATGGAAACGAACTATCGCATTAACGATGTGGAAGCACTGGCAGATTATGTTTATGAAAATGAAAATATCGGTGCTGCCATTGCCAGTGGTTCTTTTAAACATGACGGCATGATTGTGGCTCCCTGTTCCATTAAAAGCTTATCGGCTATAGCTAATTCGTACAATGACAACCTGTTGGTACGCGCCGCAGACGTAGCCCTGAAAGAAAAGAGAAAACTACTGGTTATTGTACGCGAAACACCACTACATATAGGCCATTTGAGGCTGCTGGTTACACTGGCCGAGCTTGGTGGAACAATTTTGCCACCGGTGCCGGCTTTTTATCACCAGCCAAAAACTATTGACGATATAGTCAATCAAACTGTCGGTAAAGCCCTTGATCAGTTTGGCATAGAACACCAGCTATTTCGCCGCTGGGAAGGAAGTTAA
- a CDS encoding AMP-binding protein yields the protein MRVIRYTDEMISEFKDKGYWTDETFYDFWAKNAREIPDREALVDSRHRVTWAQAKELVDQIAYHWVDMGLEKYERIIIQAPNEVNAFLARIAAERAGLVSLVVYAYMRQKELSYMIEKTGASAVVIPYTYRNFNYLEMYNELRKLSPRLEYIFLLDEDVPAGAPEGTYSLPQLMKDPVPNEKLTVLDDRRFDPFRDMAMLTSTTGTTGLPKLVEWNIAPRLCTAKGRVDIWNLNVEDTTAAIAPFAGGAAGTLTYFAAPLVGAKTVLLEEFTAESALELIQREKATCIGVVPTHLVRMLEQPVENYDISSLRFIRSAGGYLPPDVGQMAESTLGGVITSDLGTQDVGSVSGCRVDDPPELRRRTVGRPLAGNEVKLIDEDGNVVPPGEPGQLWFRGPNSPAGYFRDPETTATVFDSEGWATTGDIVKWDQGCLWIMGRAKDMIIRGGQNIYPAEIEGLLQEHPKVKIVAIVGYPDKELGERACAFVVTKPGTNFTFEEMISFLKEKQLASFKLPERLEVVESIPTVGDSGKIDKKVLKAELEKKM from the coding sequence ATGAGAGTAATTCGGTATACAGATGAAATGATTAGTGAATTTAAAGATAAAGGTTATTGGACTGACGAGACTTTTTACGATTTCTGGGCAAAAAACGCTAGAGAAATTCCCGATCGGGAAGCTCTTGTGGATTCGCGTCACAGGGTTACCTGGGCGCAGGCCAAAGAATTAGTAGATCAGATTGCTTACCATTGGGTTGATATGGGCCTGGAAAAGTACGAACGGATAATTATTCAGGCGCCAAATGAAGTCAACGCTTTTCTGGCCAGGATTGCCGCGGAGCGCGCGGGATTAGTTTCTCTTGTTGTATATGCTTATATGCGTCAAAAGGAACTATCGTATATGATTGAAAAAACAGGAGCTTCGGCAGTAGTTATTCCGTACACATACAGAAATTTCAATTATCTGGAGATGTACAATGAGCTCCGTAAACTATCCCCTCGTTTAGAATATATCTTTCTCCTTGACGAAGATGTCCCTGCCGGTGCTCCGGAAGGAACATATTCTTTGCCCCAGCTTATGAAGGATCCGGTTCCAAATGAAAAACTAACAGTTTTAGATGACCGGCGTTTTGATCCTTTCAGGGATATGGCAATGCTTACCAGCACAACCGGAACAACCGGACTGCCCAAGTTGGTAGAGTGGAACATTGCACCGCGGCTTTGCACGGCCAAGGGCCGGGTTGATATCTGGAACCTAAATGTGGAGGATACTACTGCTGCCATTGCCCCCTTTGCCGGAGGTGCGGCCGGTACTCTTACTTATTTCGCTGCTCCATTGGTGGGGGCAAAGACCGTGTTGCTTGAGGAATTTACCGCCGAAAGCGCACTTGAGCTTATACAAAGAGAGAAGGCGACGTGCATCGGGGTCGTTCCTACCCACCTGGTCCGAATGCTTGAGCAGCCGGTGGAGAATTATGACATCAGCTCCCTGCGCTTTATCCGCTCGGCCGGCGGTTACCTTCCTCCGGATGTGGGGCAGATGGCAGAAAGCACGTTAGGCGGTGTTATTACAAGCGATCTTGGTACTCAGGATGTGGGTTCCGTTTCCGGGTGCAGGGTGGATGATCCTCCGGAACTGAGAAGAAGAACCGTGGGAAGGCCGTTAGCAGGTAACGAAGTCAAACTAATTGATGAAGACGGTAATGTTGTTCCGCCCGGTGAACCCGGCCAGCTGTGGTTCAGGGGACCCAACTCTCCGGCCGGTTACTTTCGCGATCCCGAAACCACCGCCACTGTTTTTGACAGTGAGGGATGGGCCACTACTGGTGATATTGTTAAATGGGACCAAGGTTGTCTCTGGATAATGGGCAGAGCCAAAGATATGATCATCCGGGGCGGCCAGAATATTTACCCGGCTGAAATAGAAGGGTTGCTTCAAGAGCATCCAAAAGTTAAAATCGTGGCTATTGTCGGTTATCCAGACAAAGAGTTGGGAGAGCGGGCGTGTGCCTTTGTTGTCACTAAACCCGGTACCAACTTTACATTTGAAGAAATGATTTCCTTTTTAAAGGAAAAGCAACTCGCCTCTTTTAAACTGCCGGAACGCTTGGAAGTTGTGGAAAGTATACCCACCGTGGGGGATTCCGGCAAAATCGATAAAAAAGTCCTTAAAGCAGAATTGGAAAAGAAAATGTAA